AATTATATAACTAATGCAATAAAATTTACTGAACAAGGACAAGTCGTATTAATCGGTAAAGTTCTCAGTGAGACACCGACTGAAGTAGAACTGTATTTTGCTGTAAAAGATACAGGTATTGGTTTATCTAAGGAACAAATTAATCAATTATTTAACAGTTTCCAACAGGGAGATGGTTCCATTACAAGAAAATATGGTGGTACGGGATTAGGACTAGCCATATGTAAGAATCTAGCCGAATTAATGGGTGGTTCGGTAGGAGTGGATTCAACCTTAAATCAAGGGTCCACCTTTTGGTTTACCGCAAAATTTAGAAAACCTGAGAATAAAAGTATAAAGAAAATAAAAAATCCAAATATCTCTGGTAAAAAAATACTGGTTGTTGATGATAATACAGAAACTCTTGAAGTATTATATAGAATGCTAGTTTCTCTTTCTTTCCAACCCACCTGTGTGACTTCAGGTACAAAAGCAATAGAAATCATTAGTCAAAATCTTGAACAAAATAATCATTTCGATGTGATTTTAGTGGATTGGAAAATGCCAGAGATGGATGGATTAGAAACCATTAGCCATATTCAAAAAATTAACTTTAAACATACTCCCAAATTGATCATTATTACCGGTTTTGGCCACACGGATATTCGTGAAAAAGCCATAAGTATAGGTGTCACTGCAGTTTTAACAAAACCCATTTCATCCTCCTCACTCTTTGATACTATCATTAATTTATATACTGAAAACTTTGCCGATGAGGATAACTATAAAGAATATACGGATCAATTTTTAAGCCAGTATTATCAATTAAATAATAAAAATATAATTTTAATTGAAGACAATCCCCTCAATCAGGAAATCACTACTAATTTTCTAAGGATGATAGGTGTACATGTTACGATTGCTAATAATGGAAAAGAAGGATTAGAGTTAATCAATAAAAAACAGTTTGATATAATTCTTATGGATATTCAAATGCCAGTGTTGGATGGGGTTGCAACCACAAAAATAATTAGAAATAGTCCAGAATTTAATACTACACCTATTATTGCTGTGACTGCAAATCTCTTGGAAGAGGACATTAAAATGTATCTGTCAATTGGTATTAATGATTATGTACCCAAGCCCGTTAATCCAGAAAAACTTTGGGACAAACTAAATAAATGGATATCTGTAAAAAAAACCATTTCTCTCTCTCAAGAAAACGAACAGGATCTTGACGATAAATCTGATACAAAAATCGTTGGTGATGAATTTAAAGATATTTTATCTCAATGCTATAAAATGATTGACCAAGGAGACTTTGGTCTTAGTCAGTTTATTGAACAACATAAAAATACATTCCAATTGTTATTACGTGACAAATATGACTCGTTTGTTAAAAATGTAGAGAATTTTGATTTTGAAAAAGCCAATGAAATTATTCGTAATAAACTAAATTAAAACCATTAATAATAAAAAAAGTAATTTTCTCAATGCCCAATGATATTTTGCTAAATATAACTGTTGATTTCCCGATTAATAAGAATTCTGTTCAAAGACTTTTTTTTACACAACCAAAAAAAATTATTCAAGCAACACAAGAATCAGATATTCAACATTGCCTACTGACAATTGAACAAGAACAATTAAAGGGTAATTTTGTAGTGGGATTCTTATCCTACGACAATGCATTAACAGATTATTTACTTTTATTCGGGGTATACAGTGCGCCATTACTAATTAAACCATGGTCAAATTCATTCCAATCTTTTCAAGTTGACCCATGGAGATTATCCGAGGGTATCGATAAATATACGGACAAAATCAATACCATAAAAAAACATATTAAGAATGGAGATTGTTATCAGCTTAACTACACAATCAGAGCAGAAAGCCGGTTGTTACAAGGTCATACATTTGACTTATTCGAACATTTAACAGACTGTCAGGCTGCAAGTTATAGCGCTTACATAGAGCATCAGGATTTCACTATTCTTTCATTTTCACCAGAACTATTCTTTTTTCAACAAGGGACTCATATTCATACAAAACCTATGAAAGGGACAAAACCTTTTCATCCTGATGATTCTTTAGAAAAACAAAAAAAATCACTTGAAGAATCCGTCAAAGATCAATCAGAAAATCTCATGATTGTAGATTTATTGAGAAATGATTTATCTAAGATATCTCGCAAGGGTAGCGTTAAAACCAGTGAGTTATTTGCTGTGGAATCCTATCTGGATATTCTGCAAATGACGAGTACTATTAGTGGAAAATTAGAGCCCCATATTACCTTTAAAGACACTATTAACGCCCTCTTTCCCTGTGGTTCTATTACCGGAGCTCCCAAAAAAAAGGTCATGGAGATCATTAAACGCATGGAAGATCAACCCAGAGGACCCTACTGCGGTGCCATTGGATACTTGGCACCAGAGCAAAAGAACGTATTTAACGTCGCCATCAGAACAATAGTACATAATAAAAAAAATAATCAACTCACCTACGGAGTTGGAAGTGGAGTAACTTGGGATTCAGAGCCTTTGGATGAGTACCAAGAAATTCGCAATAAAATTAATTTCTTAAGCCAAGAAAAGCCATACTCTCTTTTTGAGACAGTCTATTTACATCACGGTAAATGTTTTTTCTGGAATCAACATTTTGCGAGATTAAGACAGTCCGCTCAATATTTAAACTTTGTTTTACCCGACGAAGATCACTACAACAGTATTAATCTACTTTATCCAACCATTGCGGATTCTTCTTTTCGCGGCAAATTTATATATCATCGAAATGGTACTGCCCGATGGGAGTTGTATCCTTTACCCACAGAATTTGAATTGGGTATAGTAAATTTTGCCTCTACCCCCATTTCCTCTAATGATTTTAGGATTAACCATAAGACCACGGAT
This sequence is a window from Ferrovum sp. JA12. Protein-coding genes within it:
- the pabB gene encoding aminodeoxychorismate synthase component I; the protein is MPNDILLNITVDFPINKNSVQRLFFTQPKKIIQATQESDIQHCLLTIEQEQLKGNFVVGFLSYDNALTDYLLLFGVYSAPLLIKPWSNSFQSFQVDPWRLSEGIDKYTDKINTIKKHIKNGDCYQLNYTIRAESRLLQGHTFDLFEHLTDCQAASYSAYIEHQDFTILSFSPELFFFQQGTHIHTKPMKGTKPFHPDDSLEKQKKSLEESVKDQSENLMIVDLLRNDLSKISRKGSVKTSELFAVESYLDILQMTSTISGKLEPHITFKDTINALFPCGSITGAPKKKVMEIIKRMEDQPRGPYCGAIGYLAPEQKNVFNVAIRTIVHNKKNNQLTYGVGSGVTWDSEPLDEYQEIRNKINFLSQEKPYSLFETVYLHHGKCFFWNQHFARLRQSAQYLNFVLPDEDHYNSINLLYPTIADSSFRGKFIYHRNGTARWELYPLPTEFELGIVNFASTPISSNDFRINHKTTDRSIYDQQFSKENLHLFDIILCNERDEVTEFSKGNIVVELDKLLYTPPQTSGLLPGVLRKYLLENNIIHERILHREEVINASNIWLINSLRGWVKVKLDLN